One stretch of Burkholderia pyrrocinia DNA includes these proteins:
- a CDS encoding porin — protein MNKTLIVAAAAASFATVAHAQSSVTLYGVLDAGITYQSNIATGVNAAGQPVNGKSQWAMGSGIDQSRFGLRGSEDLGGGLKAIFTLESGFNIGNGRFANGNGGMFNRQSFVGLSSQYGTVTLGKQYDATQDYLAPLTATGSWGGTYFAHPLNNDRLSTNGDVALNNTVKYTSANYAGLQFGGTYSFSNNTNFGNNRAYSGGASYQFQGLKLGAAYSQANIGSVANPSGAVNAFAAQGRNRTFGAAAAYAFGPAQVGAAWTQSRLDNQANGGGSLRADNYEVNAKYNLTPALGLGAAYTYTNAKVDGSSAHWNQFGLQADYALSKRTDVYAQAVYQRASKNAGGASIYNGDVTTAPSSSINQTAATVGLRHRF, from the coding sequence ATGAACAAGACTCTGATCGTTGCAGCAGCTGCAGCATCGTTCGCTACCGTCGCTCACGCGCAAAGCAGCGTCACGCTGTACGGCGTGCTGGACGCAGGCATCACCTACCAAAGCAACATCGCAACGGGCGTCAACGCAGCTGGCCAGCCGGTCAACGGCAAGTCGCAGTGGGCGATGGGTTCGGGCATTGACCAGAGCCGTTTCGGCCTGCGTGGCTCGGAAGACCTCGGTGGTGGTCTGAAGGCAATCTTCACGTTGGAAAGCGGTTTCAACATCGGTAACGGCCGCTTCGCAAACGGCAACGGCGGCATGTTCAACCGTCAGTCGTTCGTTGGCCTGTCGAGCCAGTACGGCACGGTCACGCTGGGCAAGCAGTACGACGCAACGCAAGACTACCTGGCGCCGCTGACGGCAACGGGTTCGTGGGGCGGCACGTACTTCGCGCACCCGCTGAACAATGACCGTCTGAGCACGAATGGCGACGTCGCGCTGAACAACACGGTCAAGTACACGAGCGCGAACTACGCTGGTCTGCAATTCGGCGGCACGTACTCGTTCTCGAACAACACGAACTTCGGCAACAACCGTGCATACAGCGGCGGTGCGTCGTACCAGTTCCAAGGCCTGAAGCTGGGTGCAGCATACTCGCAAGCGAACATCGGTTCCGTGGCTAACCCGTCGGGCGCAGTCAACGCATTCGCCGCTCAAGGCCGTAACCGCACGTTCGGTGCAGCTGCAGCATACGCATTCGGCCCGGCGCAAGTCGGTGCAGCATGGACGCAATCGCGTCTGGACAACCAAGCGAACGGCGGCGGCTCGCTGCGCGCTGACAACTACGAAGTCAACGCAAAGTACAACCTGACGCCGGCTCTCGGCCTGGGTGCTGCTTACACGTACACGAACGCGAAGGTTGACGGCAGCAGCGCGCACTGGAACCAGTTCGGCCTGCAAGCTGACTACGCTCTGTCGAAGCGCACGGACGTGTACGCACAAGCTGTGTACCAACGTGCATCGAAGAACGCCGGCGGCGCTTCGATCTACAACGGCGACGTCACGACGGCTCCGAGCTCGTCGATCAACCAAACCGCAGCAACGGTTGGTCTGCGTCACCGCTTCTAA
- a CDS encoding MarR family winged helix-turn-helix transcriptional regulator: MSAPEPDLWFSFVRAHRTMIREIERRLADAGLPAYAWYDALWGLESGPDGTRRMHELADVLAIERYNLTRLVDRLEQEGLVTRARSADDGRAAYASITDKGRALRKKMWKVYQSTVSELFLGQFTGKEQVAMAAALDRATAAAREATADAK; this comes from the coding sequence ATGAGCGCACCCGAACCCGATCTGTGGTTCTCGTTCGTCCGCGCGCACCGGACGATGATTCGCGAGATCGAGCGCCGCCTTGCGGATGCCGGCCTGCCCGCGTATGCGTGGTACGACGCGTTGTGGGGCCTCGAAAGCGGGCCCGACGGCACGCGCCGCATGCACGAACTGGCCGACGTGCTCGCGATCGAGCGCTACAACCTCACGCGGCTCGTCGACCGGCTCGAACAGGAGGGGCTCGTCACGCGCGCCCGTTCGGCCGACGACGGCCGCGCCGCATACGCGAGCATCACCGACAAGGGGCGGGCACTGCGCAAGAAGATGTGGAAGGTGTACCAGTCGACGGTCTCGGAACTCTTTCTCGGGCAGTTCACCGGCAAGGAGCAGGTGGCGATGGCCGCCGCGCTCGATCGCGCGACCGCCGCGGCGCGTGAAGCGACGGCCGACGCGAAGTAG
- a CDS encoding efflux transporter outer membrane subunit, giving the protein MSAAFRLSALAMSVTLAACAVGPDFKRPDTATAARFARDAQPATQREGPPSNTTSNPTSDTPPDASADADAAFWRGFGDPALTRLIDTALAANQDLQVAVSRYDASNALLSQATFDRYPTITASGQIGHQLTSKDQAFGAPRSQRDTPISSVGINAAWELDLFGRVRRSIESQRAETAASAADVRAVRVAIAGEVASTYVDLRGSQERLRIARDNADNQKQTLALINARVDAGRGSELDAARARAQYESTTSRIAVYEAAIGVDEHRLAVLTGQMPDALIGRFDLPKAVASAGTPVPLPTLAANIDPGTPGDLLRRRPDVAAAEARLHAATARVGVATADLFPRFTLSGLLGSATSSYGFFRAGSDTNLIALGIDWSFLDVGRVRARIAASDAEAAGQLAQYRQTVLGALEETENALLRVARTRDETTHLVRAADDSALAAQLAQTRFSAGAIDYYEVLDAQRTLLQAQDAAADARTRSAASTVALYKALAGGWPSGTAQRAQGPLAQSGR; this is encoded by the coding sequence ATGAGCGCCGCTTTCCGTCTTTCCGCGCTCGCGATGTCGGTGACGCTGGCCGCGTGCGCGGTCGGCCCCGATTTCAAGCGGCCCGATACGGCCACGGCCGCGCGGTTCGCGCGCGACGCGCAGCCGGCGACGCAGCGCGAGGGGCCACCGTCCAATACGACGTCCAATCCGACGTCCGATACGCCGCCCGACGCGTCGGCCGATGCCGATGCCGCGTTCTGGCGCGGCTTCGGCGATCCGGCGTTGACGCGGCTGATCGACACGGCGCTCGCGGCGAACCAGGACCTGCAGGTTGCCGTGTCGCGCTACGACGCATCGAACGCGCTGCTGTCGCAGGCGACGTTCGACCGCTATCCGACGATCACCGCGAGCGGTCAGATCGGCCATCAACTGACGAGCAAGGACCAGGCGTTCGGCGCGCCGCGCAGCCAGCGCGATACGCCTATATCCAGCGTCGGGATCAACGCGGCGTGGGAACTCGACCTGTTCGGCCGGGTGCGCCGCTCGATCGAGTCGCAGCGTGCGGAAACGGCTGCGAGCGCGGCGGACGTGCGCGCGGTGCGTGTCGCGATCGCCGGCGAGGTCGCGAGCACGTACGTCGATCTGCGCGGCTCGCAGGAGCGGCTGCGGATCGCGCGCGACAACGCCGACAACCAGAAGCAGACGCTCGCGCTGATCAATGCGCGCGTCGACGCAGGGCGCGGCTCCGAACTCGATGCGGCGCGTGCGCGGGCGCAGTACGAATCGACGACGTCGCGGATTGCCGTGTATGAAGCCGCGATCGGCGTCGACGAGCACCGGCTCGCGGTGCTGACCGGGCAGATGCCGGATGCGCTGATCGGCCGGTTCGATCTCCCGAAGGCCGTCGCTTCGGCGGGCACGCCCGTGCCGCTGCCGACGCTTGCCGCCAACATCGATCCCGGCACGCCGGGCGACCTGCTGCGGCGGCGCCCCGACGTCGCGGCCGCCGAGGCACGGCTGCACGCGGCGACCGCGCGTGTCGGCGTCGCGACGGCCGACCTGTTTCCGCGCTTCACGCTGTCGGGATTGCTCGGCAGCGCGACGAGCAGCTACGGGTTCTTTCGCGCGGGCAGCGACACGAACCTGATCGCGCTCGGCATCGACTGGTCGTTCCTCGACGTCGGCCGCGTGCGTGCGCGGATCGCCGCGAGCGATGCGGAAGCGGCCGGCCAGCTCGCGCAGTACCGGCAGACCGTGCTCGGTGCGCTGGAGGAAACTGAGAACGCGCTGCTGCGCGTCGCACGCACGCGTGACGAGACAACGCACCTCGTGCGTGCGGCGGACGACAGCGCACTTGCCGCGCAGCTCGCGCAGACACGCTTCTCGGCCGGCGCGATCGACTACTACGAAGTGCTCGACGCGCAACGGACGCTGCTGCAGGCGCAGGATGCGGCGGCCGACGCGCGCACGCGCAGCGCGGCATCGACGGTCGCGCTGTACAAGGCGCTCGCGGGCGGCTGGCCGTCGGGAACGGCGCAGCGCGCGCAAGGGCCGCTCGCGCAGTCGGGACGGTAG
- a CDS encoding glutathione S-transferase family protein codes for MTSTHSLTFYTADTPNGHKIAIYLEEAGLAHDLVHVNLSAGEQRSPAFLAINPNGKIPAIVDHDTGLAVFESGAILGYLAAKTGCLHPETLAERTAVQQWLHFQIGGIGPMLGQLWWFLHASKTVNAEAIDRYRNEARRLYGVVNGRLSESAYLASSRYSIADIAAFPWLRSAAELDLDVADYPHVERWLADIAARPAVQRGLDACRAPAAAPAH; via the coding sequence ATGACATCGACGCACTCCCTCACGTTCTATACGGCCGACACGCCGAACGGGCACAAGATCGCGATCTATCTGGAAGAGGCGGGGCTCGCGCACGACCTTGTGCACGTGAACCTGTCCGCCGGCGAGCAGCGCAGCCCGGCGTTTCTCGCGATCAACCCGAACGGCAAGATTCCGGCCATCGTCGACCACGACACCGGGCTGGCCGTGTTCGAATCCGGCGCGATCCTCGGCTATCTCGCCGCGAAGACGGGCTGTCTGCATCCCGAAACGCTGGCCGAGCGTACGGCGGTCCAGCAATGGCTGCACTTCCAGATCGGCGGGATCGGGCCGATGCTCGGCCAGCTCTGGTGGTTCCTGCATGCATCGAAGACGGTCAATGCCGAAGCGATCGACCGCTATCGGAACGAAGCGCGGCGCCTCTATGGGGTCGTGAACGGCCGATTGTCGGAATCGGCGTATCTCGCATCGTCGCGATACTCGATCGCCGACATCGCCGCGTTTCCGTGGCTGCGCTCGGCGGCCGAACTCGATCTCGACGTTGCCGATTACCCGCACGTCGAGCGCTGGCTTGCCGACATCGCCGCACGGCCGGCCGTTCAGCGAGGCCTGGACGCCTGCCGCGCGCCGGCCGCAGCGCCGGCGCACTGA
- a CDS encoding efflux RND transporter permease subunit: MDFSRFFIDRPIFAVVLSIVIFAIGLISIPMLPAGEYPEVVPPSVVVRATYPGANPKEIAESVAEPLEEAINGVEGIMYMKSVAGSDGSLQVVVTFLQGVDPDTAAVRVQNRVSQALSRLPDEVRQYGVTTQKQSPTPLMYVSLYSPDNSRDSLYLRNYLTLNVKDELSRLTGIGDVGVYGSGDYAMRLWLDPNRLASRGLTASDVIAAVREQNVQVSAGQLGAEPSPKANDFLVSINVRGRLRTVQEFSDIVLRNGDDGQVVKLSDVARIELGAGDYTLRSYFNDRHSAVVGIFLSPGANALDVAKAVYAKLDELSKRFPPGVAYRPVWDPTVFVRESIRAVQHTLIEAVVLVVLVVILFLQTWRASIIPLVAVPVSVVGTFAFLHLLGYSINTLTLFGLVLAIGIVVDDAIVVVENVERNIAQGLSPRDAAHQAMREVSGPIVAIALVLCAVFVPMAFMSGVTGQFYRQFAVTIAISTVISAINSLTLSPALAAKLLRPHGAPKDALTRALDRAFGWLFHPFNRFFERSSDRYHGVVARTLKRRGVVFAVYAALLAATALLFNAVPGGFIPVQDKLYLFAGAKLPEGASLARTSAVTEQMTKIALGTDGVEMVPAFAGLNALQGVNTPNITNSYVILKPFDQRHRSAAQINADLNARFAAIGGGITYALMPPPIQGLGNGSGYSLYLEDRGGLGYGALQNALTAFQAAVAKTPGMSYPVSSYQANIPQLEVKVDRLKAKAQGVALTDLFNTLQVYLGSMYVNDFNVFGRVYRVMAQADAGHRQTAADIANLRTRNAKGEMVPIGSMVTVGPAYGPDPVVRYNGYPAADLIGDADPKAMSSSQAIAKLQQIAKEVLPPGITLEWTDLSYQQVTQSNAAIVVFPLAVMLVFLVLASLYESWTLPLAVILIVPVCMCAALFGVWLSGGDNNVFVQVGLVVLMGLACKNAILIVEFARELEIQGKGVIEAALEACKLRLRPIVMTSVAFIAGSVPLLIGRGAGSEVRAATGVTVFAGMLGVTLFGLFLTPVFYVAIRKLAGGTPAIWSEQHGTLEGENR, encoded by the coding sequence ATGGATTTCTCCCGATTCTTCATCGACCGGCCGATCTTCGCGGTCGTGCTGTCGATCGTCATCTTCGCGATCGGCCTGATCTCGATTCCGATGCTGCCGGCCGGCGAATACCCGGAAGTCGTGCCGCCGAGCGTCGTCGTGCGTGCGACGTACCCGGGCGCGAACCCGAAGGAAATCGCCGAATCGGTCGCCGAACCGCTGGAAGAGGCGATCAACGGCGTCGAAGGCATCATGTACATGAAGTCGGTCGCCGGGTCGGACGGCAGCCTGCAGGTCGTCGTCACGTTCCTGCAGGGCGTCGATCCCGACACGGCCGCCGTGCGCGTGCAGAACCGCGTGAGCCAGGCGCTGTCGCGCCTGCCCGACGAGGTGCGCCAGTACGGCGTGACGACGCAGAAGCAGTCGCCGACACCGCTGATGTACGTGAGCCTCTATTCGCCGGACAACAGCCGCGATTCGCTGTACCTGCGCAACTACCTGACGCTGAACGTGAAGGACGAACTGTCGCGGCTCACCGGCATCGGCGACGTCGGCGTGTACGGCTCGGGCGACTACGCGATGCGGCTGTGGCTCGACCCGAACCGGCTCGCGTCGCGCGGGCTGACCGCGAGCGACGTGATCGCGGCCGTGCGCGAGCAGAACGTGCAGGTGTCGGCCGGCCAGCTCGGCGCGGAGCCGTCGCCGAAGGCGAACGACTTCCTCGTGTCGATCAACGTGCGCGGCCGCCTGCGCACGGTGCAGGAATTCAGCGACATCGTGCTGCGCAACGGCGACGACGGCCAGGTCGTGAAGCTGTCCGACGTCGCGCGCATCGAGCTCGGCGCGGGCGACTACACGCTGCGCTCGTATTTCAACGACAGGCATTCGGCCGTGGTCGGCATCTTCCTGTCGCCGGGCGCGAACGCGCTCGACGTCGCGAAGGCCGTGTATGCGAAGCTCGACGAACTGTCGAAGCGTTTCCCGCCCGGCGTCGCGTACCGCCCCGTGTGGGACCCGACCGTGTTCGTGCGCGAATCGATCCGCGCGGTGCAGCACACGCTGATCGAGGCCGTCGTGCTGGTCGTGCTCGTCGTGATCCTGTTCCTGCAGACCTGGCGCGCGTCGATCATTCCGCTCGTCGCGGTGCCCGTGTCGGTGGTCGGCACGTTCGCGTTTCTCCATCTGCTCGGCTATTCGATCAACACGCTGACGCTGTTCGGGCTCGTGCTCGCGATCGGGATCGTCGTCGACGATGCAATCGTCGTCGTCGAGAACGTCGAGCGCAACATCGCGCAGGGGCTCAGCCCGCGCGATGCCGCGCACCAGGCGATGCGCGAGGTGTCGGGCCCGATCGTTGCGATCGCACTGGTGCTGTGCGCGGTGTTCGTGCCGATGGCGTTCATGTCGGGTGTCACGGGCCAGTTCTACAGGCAGTTTGCGGTGACGATCGCGATCTCGACGGTGATCTCCGCGATCAACTCGCTGACGCTGTCGCCCGCGCTCGCCGCGAAGCTGCTGCGCCCGCACGGCGCACCGAAGGATGCGCTCACGCGCGCGCTCGACCGCGCATTCGGCTGGCTGTTCCATCCGTTCAACCGCTTCTTCGAGCGCAGTTCGGACCGCTATCACGGTGTCGTCGCGCGCACGCTGAAACGGCGCGGCGTGGTGTTCGCGGTCTATGCGGCGCTGCTCGCGGCCACCGCGCTGCTGTTCAACGCGGTGCCGGGCGGCTTCATCCCCGTGCAGGACAAGCTGTACCTGTTCGCGGGCGCGAAGCTGCCGGAAGGCGCGTCGCTCGCGCGCACCAGCGCGGTGACCGAGCAGATGACGAAGATCGCGCTCGGCACCGACGGCGTCGAGATGGTGCCGGCGTTTGCGGGGCTGAATGCGCTGCAGGGCGTGAACACGCCGAACATCACGAACTCGTACGTGATCCTGAAGCCGTTCGACCAGCGTCACCGCAGCGCCGCGCAGATCAACGCGGACCTGAACGCGCGCTTCGCGGCCATCGGCGGCGGCATCACCTACGCGCTGATGCCGCCGCCGATCCAAGGGCTCGGCAACGGCTCCGGCTACTCGCTGTACCTGGAGGATCGCGGCGGGCTCGGCTACGGCGCATTGCAGAACGCGCTCACCGCGTTCCAGGCGGCGGTTGCGAAGACGCCGGGGATGAGCTACCCCGTCAGCTCGTACCAGGCGAACATCCCGCAGCTCGAGGTGAAGGTCGATCGGCTGAAGGCGAAGGCGCAGGGCGTCGCGCTGACCGACCTGTTCAACACGCTGCAGGTCTATCTCGGCTCGATGTACGTGAACGACTTCAACGTGTTCGGCCGCGTGTATCGCGTGATGGCGCAGGCCGATGCCGGTCATCGGCAGACGGCCGCCGACATCGCGAACCTGCGTACGCGCAACGCGAAGGGCGAGATGGTGCCGATCGGCTCGATGGTGACGGTGGGGCCCGCGTACGGGCCGGACCCGGTCGTCCGCTACAACGGCTATCCGGCCGCCGACCTGATCGGCGACGCCGATCCGAAGGCGATGTCGTCGTCGCAGGCGATCGCGAAGCTCCAGCAGATCGCGAAGGAGGTGCTGCCGCCCGGCATCACGCTCGAATGGACCGACCTCAGCTACCAGCAGGTCACGCAGAGCAACGCGGCGATCGTCGTGTTCCCGCTCGCAGTGATGCTCGTGTTCCTCGTGCTCGCGTCGCTGTACGAGAGCTGGACGCTGCCGCTCGCGGTGATCCTGATCGTGCCGGTGTGCATGTGCGCGGCGCTGTTCGGCGTGTGGCTGTCGGGCGGCGACAACAACGTGTTCGTGCAGGTAGGGCTCGTCGTGCTGATGGGGCTTGCATGCAAGAACGCGATCCTGATCGTCGAGTTCGCGCGCGAGCTCGAAATCCAGGGCAAGGGCGTGATCGAGGCCGCGCTCGAAGCGTGCAAGCTGCGGCTGCGCCCGATCGTGATGACGTCGGTCGCGTTCATCGCCGGTTCGGTGCCGCTGCTGATCGGCCGCGGCGCGGGCAGCGAAGTGCGCGCGGCCACCGGCGTCACCGTGTTCGCGGGGATGCTGGGCGTCACGTTGTTCGGGCTGTTCCTGACGCCCGTGTTCTATGTGGCGATCCGCAAGCTCGCGGGCGGCACGCCGGCCATCTGGAGCGAACAGCACGGCACCCTCGAAGGAGAAAACCGATGA
- a CDS encoding YXWGXW repeat-containing protein produces the protein MNRRSLLRAIGLTAAFVGTGWLRAASAQPAPPGYRPSGPNRVPGGPPYDDRPGFGPPAARHDRRPPPPRPHGYIWTDGYWRWQRGRYIWVSGRWVARRPGRRWVPGYWRRQGQVWVYVDGSWR, from the coding sequence ATGAATCGACGCTCGTTGCTGCGCGCCATCGGATTGACCGCCGCCTTCGTCGGCACCGGCTGGCTCCGCGCCGCCTCGGCCCAGCCCGCACCGCCGGGGTACCGGCCGTCCGGCCCGAACCGCGTGCCCGGCGGGCCGCCTTATGACGACCGCCCGGGCTTCGGGCCGCCGGCGGCCCGGCACGACCGCCGCCCGCCGCCGCCACGGCCGCACGGCTATATATGGACCGACGGTTACTGGCGCTGGCAGCGCGGCCGCTATATATGGGTATCCGGTCGCTGGGTCGCACGGCGCCCCGGGCGTCGCTGGGTGCCCGGCTACTGGCGTCGCCAGGGGCAGGTGTGGGTCTACGTCGACGGTTCGTGGCGATAG